From the genome of Deinococcus aerius, one region includes:
- a CDS encoding class I SAM-dependent methyltransferase has translation MTAEPLRVIIGAGEQRWEGWVPTGRGDLDLLDRATWVRWFGDRRADALLCEHVWEHLTEEEGRAAARLCFEFLKPGGFLRCAVPDANFPDPEYQRTVRVGGPGAADHPAADHKIVYDHRRFSAVFTSAGFEVELLEYCDDSGRFHSHGWDVATGPIYRSLLLDHRNRGGRLGFVSLILDARKPISAG, from the coding sequence ATGACTGCCGAGCCGCTGCGCGTGATTATTGGCGCCGGGGAGCAACGCTGGGAGGGCTGGGTTCCTACTGGGCGCGGGGACCTCGACCTCCTGGATCGCGCGACCTGGGTGAGATGGTTCGGTGACCGCCGGGCCGACGCCCTGCTGTGCGAGCATGTGTGGGAACACCTGACCGAGGAGGAAGGCCGCGCCGCCGCCCGCCTGTGCTTCGAGTTCCTGAAGCCCGGCGGCTTCCTGCGCTGCGCCGTTCCCGACGCCAACTTCCCCGACCCCGAGTACCAGCGCACGGTGCGGGTGGGCGGCCCCGGCGCGGCGGATCATCCCGCCGCCGACCACAAGATTGTTTACGATCACCGCCGGTTTTCAGCCGTGTTCACAAGCGCGGGCTTCGAGGTCGAACTCCTCGAATACTGCGACGACAGCGGCAGATTTCACTCCCACGGGTGGGACGTGGCGACGGGTCCCATCTACCGTTCCCTCCTCCTCGACCACCGCAACAGGGGCGGGCGCCTCGGCTTCGTCTCCCTGATTCTCGACGCGAGAAAGCCCATCAGCGCGGGTTGA
- a CDS encoding TetR/AcrR family transcriptional regulator: MGETKADIPVGGTRQQRLRQASAERRTRQKLDLRRTILDAATDLFEKEGYERFSLRQVAEAIGYSPTTIYLYFTDKDDLLHHVALEGFRSFGEDLQRAFDSAEGALDRVQAMGLAYLRFGITHPLHYRLMFMVRGEFLERPNPPGYESIIDSFGVLQRAVEEGLARGELRPQPPEVYTSHLWSHVHGLVSLHLATPFLPRESLEGLFLAHMEVFRRGAHP, encoded by the coding sequence ATGGGCGAAACGAAGGCCGACATACCGGTGGGGGGTACCCGCCAGCAACGCCTCCGTCAGGCCAGCGCCGAGCGGCGAACCCGGCAGAAGCTCGACCTGCGCCGCACCATTCTGGATGCCGCCACGGATCTCTTCGAGAAAGAGGGGTACGAACGCTTCTCGCTGCGGCAGGTGGCGGAGGCCATCGGGTACTCGCCCACCACGATCTACCTGTACTTCACCGACAAGGACGACCTGCTGCACCACGTCGCGCTGGAGGGCTTCCGCTCCTTCGGCGAGGACTTGCAGCGGGCCTTTGACAGCGCGGAGGGGGCGCTCGACCGCGTTCAGGCGATGGGTCTGGCCTACCTGCGCTTCGGCATCACCCACCCCCTGCACTACCGCCTGATGTTCATGGTGCGCGGCGAGTTTCTGGAGCGGCCTAACCCGCCGGGCTACGAGTCCATCATCGATTCCTTCGGCGTGCTGCAACGGGCCGTCGAGGAAGGCCTCGCGCGGGGTGAACTGCGGCCCCAGCCCCCAGAGGTCTACACCTCCCATCTCTGGTCCCACGTCCACGGCCTGGTGTCGCTCCACCTGGCGACGCCGTTTCTGCCCCGCGAGAGTCTGGAAGGGCTGTTCCTGGCCCACATGGAGGTGTTCCGGCGCGGCGCCCACCCGTAA
- a CDS encoding NADH-quinone oxidoreductase subunit 15, with translation MAHAQDGLLYAQWVELLGWLQAEAAARGLGFEKVADFPDYIYRMERPYDLPTTVMSVALTTGGQPLLVAAVSPRHVDLKGVSLRLMGGSKHWHLHAGERGLLEGKRPFTRERLATLLDGAVKGVA, from the coding sequence ATGGCACACGCACAGGATGGGCTGCTGTACGCACAGTGGGTGGAACTCCTCGGCTGGCTTCAGGCCGAGGCCGCCGCGCGCGGTCTGGGCTTTGAAAAGGTCGCTGACTTCCCCGACTACATCTACCGCATGGAGCGCCCCTACGACCTGCCCACCACGGTCATGAGCGTGGCGCTCACGACGGGCGGGCAACCCCTCCTCGTGGCGGCGGTCAGCCCCCGGCATGTGGACCTCAAGGGCGTCTCGCTGCGCCTGATGGGCGGGAGCAAACACTGGCACCTCCACGCGGGCGAGCGCGGGTTGCTGGAGGGCAAGCGGCCCTTCACCCGCGAGCGGTTGGCGACGTTGCTGGACGGAGCGGTGAAGGGCGTGGCGTAG
- a CDS encoding ATP-binding protein — translation MSDPLPGPFGSPPELVLFVGVQGSGKTSFYRQRFSGTHVHVSKDLFPNNRNKARRQRQLIAEALVSGRSVVVDNTNPTREDRAGAMTLAREHGATVTGYVFVTDLAAALERNRRREGKARVPDVAIYAAAKRLQPPSPEEGFDTLFAVRLTPAGGFEVAPRRPEEQS, via the coding sequence ATGAGTGACCCGTTGCCGGGGCCTTTCGGCAGCCCGCCCGAACTCGTGCTGTTCGTGGGCGTGCAGGGCAGCGGCAAGACCTCCTTTTACCGGCAGCGGTTCTCCGGCACCCACGTCCACGTCAGCAAGGATCTGTTCCCGAACAACCGCAACAAGGCGAGGCGGCAGCGCCAACTGATCGCGGAAGCGTTGGTGAGCGGACGCAGCGTGGTGGTCGACAACACCAACCCCACGCGGGAGGACCGGGCCGGGGCCATGACCCTCGCCCGTGAGCATGGGGCGACGGTCACCGGGTACGTGTTCGTGACGGACCTGGCGGCGGCGCTGGAACGCAACCGGCGCCGTGAGGGGAAAGCCCGCGTCCCCGACGTGGCGATCTATGCGGCGGCAAAACGGCTGCAACCTCCCAGCCCCGAGGAGGGCTTCGACACCCTCTTCGCCGTCCGGCTCACGCCTGCGGGTGGGTTCGAGGTCGCGCCCAGGAGACCGGAAGAACAAAGCTGA